From Odontesthes bonariensis isolate fOdoBon6 chromosome 21, fOdoBon6.hap1, whole genome shotgun sequence, a single genomic window includes:
- the LOC142371901 gene encoding uncharacterized protein LOC142371901 gives MKLTSSLTDSIDEEFRKTILNEGKCEAFDGVISTFSLGTKELIQKYKDVELQLIFLKMEEEKMKTKLSRLIRDRKKTIYSSLLRTIEEIMQECYESKMSWHAACLYHDMHSYSIFSVIGDENQNQNDNPLFLEAAEFKGKDSLQNMRDTIVRHVYESKNSMFDRAKTVMLNELKELTDEIVETLEKTMTKSIELSLRTDYKSIPDVSAELTMVQKLYDELRSISDEEML, from the exons ATGAAATTAACTTCATCCTTGACTGACAGCATTGATGAGGAATTCAGGAAGACTATCCT AAATGAAGGGAAATGTGAGGCATTCGATGGGGTCATCAGCACATTCTCACTTGGCACAAAGGAGCTGATTCAGAAGTACAAAGATGTCGAACTGCAGCTGATATTTCTCAAGATGGAG GAAGAAAAAATGAAGACAAAGCTCAGCAGACTCATCCGTGACCGCAAGAAAACGATCTACAGCAGCCTGTTAAGGACCATCGAAGAAATCATGCAAGAATGCTATGAGAGTAAGATGTCGTGGCATGCAGCATGTCTCTATCATGATATGCACTCTTACAGCATATTCAGTGTGATTGGTGatgaaaatcaaaatcaaaatgacaATCCTCTGTTTTTAGAAGCTGCAGAGTTTAAAGGAAAGGACTCCCTGCAGAACATGAGAGACACAATTGTGAGACATGTATATGAATCGAAGAACAGCATGTTTGATCGGGCTAAAACAGTTATGTTGAACGAGCTGAAAGAACTGACG GATGAGATCGTGGAAACCCTGGAAAAAACCATGACAAAATCAATCGAGCTCTCGCTTAGGACGGATTACAAGTCCATCCCAG ACGTTTCAGCGGAGCTTACGATGGTGCAGAAACTCTACGATGAACTGAGAAGCATCTCAGATGAAGAAATGTTGTAA